In the bacterium genome, one interval contains:
- a CDS encoding enoyl-CoA hydratase/isomerase family protein, producing the protein MSFTTLLTEQRGHALWVTLNRPESLNAMNPTLVDELRTLFSGLDERRAARLVVLRGAGRAFCAGLDLKQGAGIDGSVQGGLRGQRRISELVMLMRRAPQPIIAAVHGAACGGGFALALGADVRIAGESARMNAAFIRLGLSACDVGVSYFLPRMVGASVAAELLLTGNFIDAARAERLGLVSRVVPDVELEAATQAMAEDMLRNSPLGLRLTKECLNASLDAGSLEQVIALEDRTQILCTRTDDFREGVSAFLQKRAPVYGDD; encoded by the coding sequence ATGTCCTTCACCACCCTGCTCACCGAGCAACGCGGCCACGCGCTCTGGGTGACGCTCAATCGCCCCGAGTCGCTCAATGCGATGAATCCAACGCTCGTCGACGAGCTGCGGACGCTGTTCAGCGGCCTCGACGAACGTCGGGCCGCGCGGCTCGTGGTGCTGCGCGGCGCCGGGCGCGCCTTCTGCGCCGGCCTCGATCTCAAGCAGGGCGCCGGGATCGACGGCTCGGTGCAGGGTGGGCTGCGAGGCCAGCGCCGCATCAGCGAGCTGGTGATGCTGATGCGCCGCGCCCCGCAGCCGATCATCGCCGCCGTGCACGGCGCCGCGTGCGGCGGCGGCTTCGCGCTGGCGCTGGGAGCCGACGTGCGCATCGCCGGCGAGTCGGCGCGGATGAACGCGGCGTTCATCCGCCTGGGCCTGTCGGCGTGCGACGTCGGCGTCAGCTACTTCCTGCCGCGCATGGTGGGGGCGTCGGTGGCTGCCGAGCTGCTGCTCACCGGCAACTTCATCGATGCGGCGCGCGCCGAGCGCCTCGGCCTGGTGTCGCGCGTCGTGCCTGATGTCGAGCTCGAGGCAGCGACCCAGGCGATGGCGGAGGACATGCTGCGCAACTCGCCGTTGGGCCTGCGATTGACGAAGGAGTGCCTCAACGCCAGCCTCGACGCCGGCAGCCTCGAGCAGGTGATCGCGCTCGAGGATCGGACGCAGATCCTGTGCACCCGCACCGACGACTTCCGCGAGGGCGTCAGCGCCTTCCTGCAGAAGCGAGCGCCCGTCTACGGCGACGACTGA
- a CDS encoding RluA family pseudouridine synthase, which yields MSQPSSVRDQLHAGPADRLDRAVAAAAAISRTAARGLIAAGAVFLNGRRCKVASRTVHPGDRLRVGSAAPTPAPACLPIVFEGDGVLAIDKPAGMPSAPTRAAATGTALTTLQAARGRRPLWLVHRLDAAASGVMLFATTRAAAAALSAAFRDQRVEKRYLALVDGSPAADGGVIEEPLLARAGRAHVDPHGRPARTAWRVAERRGATTVLVVEPSTGRLHQIRAHLAAIGHPIVGDRLYGGSPAPRLMLHARDVAVALAGQRLAISAPWTPG from the coding sequence ATGTCTCAGCCATCCTCCGTTCGCGACCAACTCCATGCCGGGCCCGCCGACCGTCTGGACCGGGCGGTCGCGGCGGCCGCCGCGATCTCGCGCACGGCGGCGCGCGGCCTGATCGCCGCCGGGGCGGTGTTCCTCAACGGCCGCCGCTGCAAGGTCGCGTCGCGCACCGTCCATCCCGGCGATCGCCTGCGCGTCGGCAGTGCCGCTCCCACCCCGGCGCCGGCGTGTCTGCCGATCGTCTTCGAGGGCGACGGCGTGCTGGCGATCGACAAGCCGGCCGGCATGCCCTCGGCCCCGACGCGCGCCGCCGCGACCGGTACCGCGCTGACCACCCTGCAGGCGGCGCGTGGGCGCCGGCCACTGTGGCTGGTGCACCGGCTCGACGCCGCCGCGTCCGGCGTGATGCTCTTCGCCACCACCCGCGCCGCGGCGGCGGCGTTGTCGGCGGCGTTTCGCGATCAGCGGGTCGAGAAGCGCTACCTGGCGCTGGTCGACGGCTCGCCGGCGGCGGATGGCGGCGTGATCGAGGAGCCGCTGCTGGCGCGCGCCGGCCGCGCCCACGTCGACCCGCACGGGCGTCCGGCGCGCACCGCGTGGCGGGTGGCGGAACGCCGCGGCGCGACAACCGTCCTGGTGGTGGAGCCGAGCACCGGGCGCCTGCACCAGATCCGCGCCCACCTCGCGGCCATCGGCCATCCGATCGTCGGCGATCGTCTCTACGGCGGCTCGCCGGCGCCGCGCCTGATGTTGCACGCGCGCGATGTCGCCGTCGCCCTCGCCGGCCAGCGTCTGGCGATCAGCGCGCCGTGGACGCCCGGATAG
- a CDS encoding sensor domain-containing diguanylate cyclase: MSAPAEQVLARDLEVINEMTTAVTSTLDLAEIVRIALGRIKMLASAEAISLLRYDADRDELVFAATETLREATFDDAPARYAGGLASWVARTGRPARVADPSTDPRCAGAGALAGRHAAHLLDVPVWRDGLVVGVLELADRYDEEPFSDADEAALNAVAAAIAARCDPQRLPKDPAALRGLLAEVTAAVPSQAASLLLIEPTGRGLAFSASRRLEPGAVDGLRLPADVGIAGWVARHRTPLLLDDASADPRWHRPIEAHTSFRPRAMLCVPLVSKGVLLGVIQVMNRLDGRPFDERQLRLAQILADHTAIAMENARLFRQLEEATVTDDLTGLGNARRLNRLLPRLLADGRPLALLVLDFDHFKDVVDRYGHPTGSQVLAFLGRLMAGRLRPGDIATRFGGDEFAFILPDTDLTTGIAIAEGIRDLVAAARTVDGNDIDISCVTASIGVAVYPHHAGDAVALLQAADQAMFAVKRAAKNGVGVAERR; encoded by the coding sequence ATGAGCGCGCCCGCGGAGCAGGTGCTCGCGCGCGACCTCGAGGTCATCAACGAGATGACCACGGCGGTGACGTCCACCCTCGATCTCGCGGAGATCGTCCGCATCGCCCTCGGCCGCATCAAGATGCTCGCCTCGGCGGAGGCGATCTCGCTCCTCCGCTACGACGCCGACCGTGACGAGTTGGTGTTCGCGGCGACCGAGACGCTGCGCGAGGCGACGTTCGACGACGCCCCGGCCCGTTACGCCGGCGGCCTGGCGAGCTGGGTGGCGCGTACGGGCCGGCCGGCGCGCGTCGCCGATCCGTCCACCGACCCGCGCTGCGCCGGCGCCGGCGCGCTGGCCGGCCGTCACGCCGCCCACCTGCTCGACGTTCCGGTCTGGCGGGACGGCCTGGTGGTCGGCGTCCTCGAGCTCGCCGACCGCTACGACGAGGAGCCGTTCAGCGACGCCGACGAGGCGGCGCTGAACGCCGTCGCGGCGGCGATCGCGGCGCGCTGCGACCCGCAGCGCCTGCCGAAAGATCCCGCCGCGCTGCGCGGCCTGCTGGCCGAGGTGACGGCGGCGGTGCCGAGTCAGGCGGCATCGCTCCTGCTCATCGAACCGACCGGCCGCGGGCTGGCGTTCTCCGCCTCGCGGCGGCTGGAGCCCGGAGCCGTGGATGGTCTCCGCCTCCCCGCCGACGTCGGCATCGCCGGCTGGGTGGCGCGCCATCGCACGCCGCTGCTGCTCGACGACGCGAGCGCCGACCCGCGCTGGCATCGCCCCATCGAAGCGCACACCAGCTTCCGGCCCCGCGCCATGCTGTGCGTGCCCCTGGTCAGCAAGGGCGTCCTGCTCGGGGTGATCCAGGTCATGAACCGACTCGACGGCCGCCCCTTCGACGAGCGCCAGCTCCGCCTGGCGCAGATCCTCGCCGACCACACGGCGATCGCGATGGAAAACGCGCGCCTGTTCCGGCAGCTCGAGGAGGCGACCGTCACCGACGATCTGACCGGGTTGGGCAACGCCCGCCGCCTGAACCGGCTGCTGCCGCGGCTGCTCGCCGACGGACGACCGCTGGCGCTGCTGGTCCTCGACTTCGACCACTTCAAAGACGTCGTCGACCGCTACGGGCACCCGACCGGGAGTCAGGTGCTGGCGTTCCTCGGCCGCCTGATGGCCGGACGCCTGCGGCCGGGCGACATCGCCACCCGCTTCGGCGGCGACGAGTTCGCCTTCATCCTGCCGGACACCGACCTGACCACCGGCATCGCGATCGCCGAAGGCATCCGCGACCTGGTCGCCGCCGCGCGCACCGTCGACGGCAACGACATCGACATCTCCTGCGTCACCGCCTCCATCGGCGTGGCCGTCTACCCGCACCACGCCGGCGATGCCGTGGCGCTGCTCCAGGCCGCGGATCAGGCGATGTTCGCGGTCAAGCGGGCGGCGAAGAACGGCGTCGGCGTGGCGGAGAGGCGCTGA
- the hxsA4 gene encoding His-Xaa-Ser repeat protein HxsA4 — MAEEERTTRVAERRRWTFSVRRSAAGGQAVTAVDTQGRRQRQCGRSHATRKLLLAQHICRTPRIGSGSHGSHGSHGSHGSHGSHGSHGSHGSHGSHGSHGSHGSHGSW, encoded by the coding sequence ATGGCAGAAGAAGAACGGACTACCCGCGTTGCGGAAAGACGCCGCTGGACTTTCTCAGTCAGGAGGAGCGCGGCAGGCGGTCAAGCGGTGACGGCAGTGGACACTCAGGGAAGGCGGCAACGGCAATGCGGCAGGAGCCACGCAACAAGAAAGCTGCTGCTGGCGCAACACATCTGTCGCACGCCTCGGATTGGCAGTGGCAGCCATGGGTCGCACGGCAGTCACGGCTCGCACGGCAGTCACGGTAGCCATGGCAGCCACGGCAGCCACGGTTCGCACGGCAGTCACGGATCACACGGCAGTCACGGCTCGCACGGGTCGTGGTGA
- the hxsA4 gene encoding His-Xaa-Ser repeat protein HxsA4: MSEKKNGLPALRKTPLDFLSQEEARQAVKPVTAVDAGEAAAAVRQEPHNEKLLLAQHMSHASHGSHGSHGSHGSHGSHGSHGSHGSHGSHGSHGSHGSHGSHGSHGSW, translated from the coding sequence ATGAGCGAGAAGAAGAACGGGCTACCCGCGTTGCGGAAGACGCCGCTGGACTTTCTCAGTCAGGAGGAGGCGCGGCAGGCGGTCAAGCCGGTGACGGCGGTGGACGCCGGGGAGGCGGCGGCGGCGGTGCGGCAGGAGCCGCACAACGAGAAGCTGCTGCTGGCGCAGCACATGTCGCACGCCTCGCACGGCAGCCACGGCAGCCATGGGTCGCACGGCAGCCACGGCTCGCACGGCAGTCACGGTAGCCATGGCAGCCACGGCAGCCACGGTTCGCACGGCAGTCACGGATCACACGGCAGTCACGGCTCGCACGGGTCGTGGTGA